A part of Roseofilum casamattae BLCC-M143 genomic DNA contains:
- a CDS encoding NUDIX hydrolase: MNYRNPAPTVDIIIETIDRPERPIVLIERKNPPLGWAIPGGFIDYGESVEAAAVREAKEETGLLVELVEQFHVYSEPGRDPRQHTLSVVMIAAAMGTPKADDDAKDVGIFELWQIPSQLCFDHDSILKDYWMYRNYGLRPRLF; this comes from the coding sequence ATGAACTACCGCAATCCAGCGCCTACGGTTGATATTATCATCGAGACGATCGATCGCCCGGAACGACCCATCGTTCTGATCGAACGGAAAAACCCACCCCTGGGATGGGCTATTCCGGGAGGATTTATCGATTATGGCGAATCGGTGGAAGCGGCAGCAGTACGCGAAGCCAAGGAAGAGACTGGGCTATTAGTCGAGTTAGTCGAGCAGTTCCACGTTTATTCCGAACCGGGGCGCGATCCGAGGCAACATACTTTATCGGTGGTAATGATTGCTGCTGCCATGGGAACGCCAAAGGCAGATGACGATGCTAAAGATGTGGGGATATTCGAGTTATGGCAAATTCCATCCCAATTATGTTTTGACCACGACAGTATTTTGAAGGATTATTGGATGTATCGCAATTATGGATTGCGTCCCCGATTATTTTAA
- a CDS encoding RidA family protein, whose amino-acid sequence MSRKIIKTEKAPAPVGPYNQAIAASGQLLFVSGQIAIDPSTNEIVGPGDVSKQTEQVMANLRAVLAAAGASFEHVVKTTIFLNNMNDFATVNQVYSGYFDPENAPARACVEAARLPKDVLVEIDCIAML is encoded by the coding sequence ATGTCTCGTAAGATTATTAAGACCGAGAAGGCGCCGGCTCCTGTGGGTCCTTACAATCAGGCGATCGCAGCCAGCGGCCAGTTACTCTTTGTCTCCGGTCAAATTGCGATCGATCCAAGCACCAATGAGATAGTTGGCCCTGGGGATGTTTCCAAACAAACGGAACAGGTGATGGCCAATCTGCGAGCTGTCTTGGCAGCAGCCGGAGCAAGCTTTGAACATGTGGTGAAAACTACAATTTTTCTCAACAATATGAATGATTTTGCTACTGTCAATCAAGTGTATAGCGGCTATTTCGATCCGGAGAATGCTCCAGCTCGTGCCTGTGTTGAAGCGGCAAGATTGCCGAAAGACGTGTTAGTCGAAATTGATTGTATTGCAATGCTCTAA